A genomic region of Marinobacter sp. NP-4(2019) contains the following coding sequences:
- a CDS encoding MmoB/DmpM family protein, with product MSQLVFIAFQDNDNARYLVEAIAEDNPEAEVQHQPAMIRIQAEKRLVINRETMEEKLGRDWDVQEMLIDVISIGGNVDEDDDHFILQWT from the coding sequence ATGAGCCAGCTCGTATTTATCGCCTTCCAGGACAACGACAACGCCCGCTATCTGGTGGAAGCCATTGCTGAAGACAACCCGGAAGCAGAGGTTCAGCACCAGCCGGCAATGATCCGGATCCAGGCGGAAAAGCGCCTGGTAATCAACCGCGAAACCATGGAAGAAAAGCTTGGTCGTGACTGGGACGTGCAGGAGATGCTGATCGACGTGATTAGTATCGGCGGCAATGTCGACGAAGACGACGACCACTTCATTCTTCAGTGGACCTGA
- a CDS encoding WD40/YVTN/BNR-like repeat-containing protein yields the protein MRNAQLRTWRTAGKAVSLAGLSALLLTGCEAPLNLEAVREQSQQAVKRTDFYQAMARNNDVIVLSGNNGVVLVSSDNGETWSRQTPTSDSFLALDVCPDQSFIALTFDNKIWHGDASAENWTAHALPSQEQMMTAACAPDGGWWAAGSFTTIQGSADQGETWTETSLNEDAILNNLQFVDSSKAFATGEYGLVLTTGDGGDNWDYAGYLPEEFYAHASYFRSAEEGWVGGLNGFIYHTTDGGESWEKSPTGINAPVFGFVSGASGLYALADNATVLKYVGQSWQKISTSDQPLYLRSGLLLPNHQLLAAGGRGLLLNLDIPVAYSASTD from the coding sequence ATGCGAAATGCCCAATTGCGCACATGGCGCACCGCCGGCAAGGCCGTATCGCTGGCCGGACTATCCGCACTGCTGCTTACGGGCTGCGAAGCTCCCCTGAACCTGGAGGCTGTTCGCGAGCAGTCGCAACAGGCGGTCAAGCGGACAGACTTCTATCAGGCCATGGCCCGCAACAATGACGTTATTGTTCTCTCCGGCAACAACGGTGTTGTACTGGTCAGCTCCGACAATGGCGAGACCTGGAGCCGGCAGACCCCCACCTCCGACAGCTTTCTTGCCCTGGATGTCTGCCCGGACCAGAGCTTTATTGCACTGACCTTCGACAACAAAATCTGGCACGGCGATGCCAGCGCTGAAAACTGGACAGCGCACGCCCTGCCCAGCCAGGAACAGATGATGACTGCGGCTTGTGCCCCCGACGGAGGCTGGTGGGCAGCAGGTAGCTTCACCACTATCCAGGGCAGCGCCGATCAGGGTGAGACCTGGACCGAAACCTCCCTCAACGAGGACGCCATCCTCAACAACCTGCAGTTCGTCGATTCCAGCAAGGCCTTCGCCACGGGCGAATACGGCCTGGTGCTCACCACCGGCGACGGTGGCGACAACTGGGATTATGCCGGCTACCTGCCAGAGGAGTTTTATGCCCACGCCAGCTATTTCCGCTCAGCGGAGGAGGGTTGGGTCGGTGGCCTGAACGGTTTTATTTACCACACCACTGACGGTGGCGAGAGCTGGGAAAAATCCCCCACCGGAATCAATGCGCCCGTCTTCGGTTTCGTTTCCGGAGCCTCCGGGCTGTATGCCCTGGCGGATAACGCCACAGTGCTGAAGTACGTGGGCCAGTCCTGGCAGAAGATTTCCACCTCTGACCAGCCCCTGTATCTGCGCAGCGGCCTTCTACTTCCCAACCACCAACTGCTCGCTGCCGGTGGTCGTGGCCTTCTGCTGAATCTTGATATTCCCGTGGCCTACTCGGCCAGCACTGACTGA
- a CDS encoding efflux RND transporter permease subunit translates to MAGLHRFTHLLHLLELWIFNNPRKVLSVIAILTLAFALRIPGLKIYTDFADLLPQQHPYIELHNSIKDSFGGANVLTVGIEFEGGDIFTNENLARIDRITQAVDNLPGVNHNLVSSVTHRNSRKIWLTEVGSINSEPYYDSTSGEYSEAALKAMKADVSANPRVYGPLVSPDMKMALVKAQLIEGKLDYEKTFAQLQQLRAEEEQAGVRIYATGQPVLVGWAYTYMEQILQIFIFTVVTMLALLIFHFRKAYGVLIPLGGVLVSTIWGLGIISLLGYNLDPLGLVIPFLIAARAMSHGVQLVERYYAETLERGNGPEAAKATFDSLFRPGSLGVVSDAIGLSLIAIGSIPLNTHLGIYASLWAITVVFTVLIGVPLLLSILPTPKNPEIRETALRHIGASCSRIVTRPGAAKLILGTAALAMIAGLLASSNVQIGDSEPGSPILYPDHDYNISSRVVNDRFPGSEELYIVAEAEENGGLKRPEVLAALSDLQSHMLQDPEVGGSKGLPDLVKQVNRLMHNDDPRWYQIPHDAGYVGGLMFTYMASSPIPGALDEFNDTDDRVANLVFYYKDRQGETIRRAIHMAKQWIAENGDSVEGLTIRLAGGTLGVAAAMNESAFETNVIVLPLVFLLIFIFVMLFYTSWHAGLMMLLAMLFATTLTYAYMGLNGLSIDINTVPVIAVGIGVGIDYSIYMMDRIREEMARFGNLRDAVRRAISTTGMAISFTALTLMAGIIMWVIFSDLRFQSDAALLLCVMIVINGLAAMLLVPSWVLVFKPRFVTDVYADEDGILHADRHTPTPSPSSGPSREQEDGFVPGEPYRA, encoded by the coding sequence ATGGCTGGATTGCATCGTTTTACCCATCTCCTGCATCTACTGGAGTTATGGATTTTCAACAACCCGCGCAAGGTGTTGAGCGTTATAGCCATTCTCACACTGGCATTCGCACTGCGCATTCCCGGACTGAAAATCTATACCGATTTCGCCGACCTTCTGCCGCAGCAGCACCCGTACATCGAGCTGCATAACAGCATCAAGGACAGCTTCGGCGGCGCCAATGTTCTCACGGTCGGTATCGAGTTCGAGGGAGGCGACATCTTCACCAATGAGAACCTCGCCAGGATCGACCGGATCACCCAGGCGGTAGACAACCTGCCGGGGGTTAACCACAACCTGGTTTCCAGCGTGACTCACCGCAACTCCCGCAAGATCTGGCTGACGGAAGTTGGCAGCATCAATTCCGAGCCCTATTACGACTCTACATCCGGGGAATACTCCGAGGCGGCCCTCAAAGCCATGAAGGCGGATGTGTCCGCCAACCCAAGGGTTTACGGCCCGCTGGTGTCACCGGATATGAAAATGGCCCTGGTCAAGGCACAGCTCATTGAAGGCAAGCTGGACTACGAAAAAACCTTTGCCCAACTCCAGCAGTTGCGGGCCGAGGAAGAGCAGGCCGGCGTCAGGATCTATGCCACGGGACAGCCGGTACTTGTTGGCTGGGCGTACACCTACATGGAACAGATTCTCCAGATCTTCATCTTCACCGTGGTGACCATGCTGGCGCTGCTTATCTTCCACTTCCGCAAGGCCTACGGTGTTCTGATTCCCCTGGGCGGTGTGCTTGTCTCCACGATCTGGGGCCTTGGGATTATCAGCCTGCTTGGCTACAACCTGGACCCACTTGGGCTGGTTATCCCCTTTTTGATTGCAGCAAGGGCCATGAGCCACGGCGTACAGCTGGTGGAACGCTATTACGCCGAAACCCTGGAGCGTGGAAATGGGCCTGAGGCGGCGAAAGCCACCTTTGACAGCCTGTTCCGCCCCGGATCCCTCGGGGTGGTTTCCGATGCCATCGGTCTGTCACTGATTGCCATTGGCTCCATACCCCTGAATACACATCTGGGTATCTATGCCTCTCTGTGGGCGATCACCGTGGTATTCACCGTGCTGATTGGCGTGCCCCTGTTGTTGTCCATTCTGCCAACGCCCAAAAATCCGGAAATTCGTGAGACTGCCCTGCGCCACATTGGCGCCAGCTGTTCCCGCATTGTTACCCGCCCCGGTGCGGCAAAGCTCATTCTGGGCACAGCGGCCCTCGCGATGATAGCCGGACTGCTGGCGTCGTCCAATGTACAGATCGGTGATTCCGAACCAGGCTCGCCCATCCTTTACCCGGATCACGACTACAACATCTCGTCACGTGTGGTGAATGACCGCTTCCCCGGTTCCGAAGAGCTTTACATCGTTGCTGAAGCCGAGGAGAACGGCGGGCTGAAACGGCCGGAAGTGCTGGCAGCCCTGTCAGATCTGCAATCCCACATGCTGCAGGATCCGGAAGTGGGCGGCAGCAAGGGCCTTCCCGATCTGGTCAAGCAGGTCAATCGCCTGATGCACAATGATGACCCCCGCTGGTACCAGATTCCTCACGATGCCGGCTATGTCGGCGGCCTGATGTTCACCTACATGGCGTCCAGCCCGATTCCCGGGGCACTGGACGAATTCAACGATACCGACGACCGCGTCGCCAACCTGGTGTTCTATTACAAGGACCGTCAGGGCGAGACCATTCGCCGTGCCATCCACATGGCCAAGCAGTGGATCGCGGAAAACGGCGACAGCGTTGAGGGCCTGACCATTCGCCTTGCCGGCGGCACCCTCGGCGTTGCCGCTGCAATGAACGAATCAGCCTTTGAAACCAATGTGATCGTGCTTCCGCTGGTCTTCCTGCTGATTTTCATCTTCGTGATGCTGTTCTACACCTCCTGGCATGCCGGACTGATGATGCTGCTGGCGATGCTGTTTGCCACCACACTCACCTACGCCTACATGGGACTCAACGGACTGAGCATCGATATCAATACCGTGCCGGTGATAGCCGTGGGCATTGGCGTTGGCATCGATTATTCCATCTACATGATGGACCGCATCCGGGAGGAAATGGCCCGGTTCGGTAACCTGCGGGACGCCGTCAGACGCGCTATTTCCACCACCGGTATGGCCATCAGCTTCACGGCTCTGACGCTAATGGCCGGGATCATCATGTGGGTCATCTTCTCGGACCTGCGATTCCAGTCCGACGCCGCATTGCTGCTGTGCGTCATGATCGTGATCAATGGCCTGGCTGCAATGCTGCTGGTGCCCTCCTGGGTACTGGTGTTCAAGCCACGCTTTGTCACCGATGTTTACGCCGACGAAGACGGCATTCTGCATGCCGACCGTCACACACCTACACCATCTCCATCGTCTGGCCCCTCGCGGGAACAGGAAGATGGGTTTGTGCCGGGAGAGCCATACCGGGCCTGA
- a CDS encoding aromatic/alkene monooxygenase hydroxylase subunit beta, with product MSIEIKTNSVEPIRQTFGHIARRFGDKPASRYQEASYDLEAKTNFHYRPLWDSRYTLNDPTRTAIRMEDWYAITDPRQFYYGAYVGNRAKMQEAAETSFGFCEKRNLLTRLPEATQKQLLRLLVPLRHVELGANMNNSKIAGDVNATTVSQIHIYQAMDRLGIGQYLSRIALMLDGSTGAGLDESKGYWMDDELWQPMRKLVEDTLVVDDWFELTLVQNLLIDGQLYPLIYEKMDEWLGEQGAEDVSMLTEFMRDWFKESLRWTNAMIKAVVGESDANRDQLQVWIDQWEPQVYNALKPLAEATAGIEALDEIRAQLATRLKKFGLHSQGVSA from the coding sequence ATGAGCATTGAAATCAAAACCAACTCGGTGGAACCCATCCGCCAGACATTCGGGCATATCGCTCGTCGTTTCGGTGACAAGCCGGCGTCCCGCTATCAGGAGGCCAGCTATGATCTCGAAGCCAAGACCAATTTTCACTATCGCCCATTGTGGGATTCCAGGTACACGCTGAATGACCCGACCCGCACGGCGATCCGCATGGAAGACTGGTACGCGATCACTGACCCCCGTCAGTTTTACTACGGAGCCTACGTCGGCAACCGCGCCAAGATGCAGGAAGCAGCGGAGACCAGTTTTGGGTTCTGTGAAAAGCGGAATCTGCTGACCCGCCTGCCGGAAGCTACCCAGAAGCAGTTGCTCAGGTTGCTGGTACCTCTGCGCCACGTAGAGCTCGGCGCCAACATGAACAACAGCAAGATCGCCGGCGATGTCAACGCCACGACTGTCTCTCAGATCCACATCTACCAGGCTATGGATCGCCTGGGCATCGGTCAGTATCTGTCCCGCATCGCGCTGATGCTTGATGGCAGTACAGGTGCCGGCCTGGATGAGTCCAAGGGTTACTGGATGGATGACGAGCTATGGCAGCCCATGCGCAAGCTGGTGGAAGACACCCTGGTGGTGGACGACTGGTTTGAACTGACACTGGTTCAGAACCTGCTGATCGACGGCCAGCTGTACCCACTGATTTACGAAAAAATGGATGAGTGGCTCGGCGAACAGGGTGCGGAAGACGTCTCCATGCTGACTGAATTCATGCGTGACTGGTTCAAGGAATCGCTGCGCTGGACCAACGCCATGATCAAGGCGGTGGTCGGTGAAAGTGACGCTAACCGCGACCAGCTTCAGGTCTGGATCGACCAATGGGAGCCACAGGTATACAACGCACTCAAGCCGCTGGCGGAAGCCACTGCCGGAATTGAAGCCCTGGATGAAATCCGGGCACAACTTGCCACACGCCTCAAAAAGTTCGGACTGCATAGCCAGGGAGTATCCGCATGA
- a CDS encoding sigma-54-dependent Fis family transcriptional regulator → MAITYKPQLQYVDFQDLTEQIRFQSTEGKIWFGEQRMLLMQVSAMAAFRREMVNTMGIERAKGLFLRLGYQSGLKDAELARKLRPHCSELDIFLAGPQLHSLKGMVKAVPIEIDINQETGGFYCELEWIDSFEVDICQTELGQMDEPACWSLLGYACAYTSSFMGREIIFREVSCRGCGDDKCMIVGKPAEEWEDTEEFTKYFKADPIIEELYDLQSQVSSLRSSLEKQQGQYYGIGQSASYNKVCKMIDKAAQGKVSVLLLGETGVGKEVIARSVHLRSERAEQPFIAVNCAAIPPDLIEAELFGVEKGAYTGANQSRPGRFERANSGTIFLDEVVELTPRAQATLLRVLQEGELERVGDNRTRAVDVRVIAATNESLEKAVEEGRFRSDLFYRLNVFPVKIPPLRERLEDLPLLAEHFLNKFHSEYNKRTLGLSDKALELCLHYHWPGNIRELENVMERGVILTDNNESISRESLFAGVPEPQSSQPQGVVDSRGQLVEESCKASGGDWASQILENGIGLDDVEETLMRRAMEEANQNVSGAARILGLTRPALAYRLKKSGVLAEH, encoded by the coding sequence ATGGCTATTACCTACAAACCACAACTGCAGTATGTGGACTTTCAGGATCTTACGGAACAGATCCGATTCCAGAGCACGGAGGGAAAAATCTGGTTTGGCGAGCAGCGCATGCTGCTCATGCAGGTCAGCGCCATGGCGGCCTTTCGCCGTGAAATGGTGAATACCATGGGCATTGAGCGAGCCAAGGGGTTGTTCCTGCGCCTGGGATACCAGTCGGGGCTGAAAGATGCCGAACTCGCCCGCAAACTTCGGCCCCATTGCAGTGAACTGGATATTTTTCTCGCCGGGCCACAACTGCACTCTCTTAAGGGCATGGTCAAGGCCGTTCCCATTGAGATCGATATCAATCAGGAAACCGGTGGCTTCTATTGCGAACTGGAATGGATCGACTCCTTTGAAGTTGATATTTGCCAGACGGAACTGGGCCAGATGGACGAACCGGCCTGCTGGTCCCTGCTCGGATACGCCTGCGCCTATACCTCCTCCTTCATGGGCAGGGAAATCATATTCCGTGAAGTCAGCTGCCGTGGCTGTGGCGATGACAAATGCATGATTGTCGGCAAACCAGCAGAGGAATGGGAAGACACCGAAGAATTCACCAAATACTTCAAAGCAGACCCCATTATTGAGGAGCTGTACGATCTTCAGAGTCAGGTCAGCTCATTACGCAGTAGCCTGGAGAAACAGCAAGGGCAGTATTATGGCATTGGTCAGTCAGCCTCCTACAACAAGGTCTGCAAGATGATCGACAAGGCCGCCCAGGGTAAAGTGTCGGTGCTTTTGCTGGGTGAAACGGGCGTGGGCAAGGAAGTTATTGCCCGCAGCGTTCACCTTCGCAGCGAACGCGCTGAACAGCCGTTTATCGCAGTGAACTGCGCAGCTATCCCTCCAGACCTTATCGAAGCCGAGCTTTTCGGTGTTGAAAAGGGGGCTTATACCGGCGCAAATCAGTCAAGGCCGGGTCGTTTTGAGCGGGCAAACAGCGGCACCATATTTCTCGACGAAGTGGTGGAACTCACCCCCCGAGCCCAAGCCACATTGTTGCGAGTGTTGCAGGAAGGAGAACTGGAGCGCGTCGGTGACAATCGAACACGGGCTGTGGATGTAAGGGTTATTGCAGCAACGAATGAAAGCCTGGAAAAAGCCGTGGAAGAAGGCCGCTTCCGCTCCGACTTGTTTTACCGCCTCAATGTGTTTCCGGTAAAAATTCCCCCGCTACGGGAACGACTGGAAGACCTGCCATTGCTGGCTGAACACTTCCTGAATAAATTTCATTCAGAATACAACAAACGCACGCTTGGCCTTTCAGACAAGGCCCTTGAACTCTGCCTGCATTATCACTGGCCCGGTAACATCCGGGAACTGGAAAATGTGATGGAGCGTGGCGTGATCCTGACCGATAACAACGAGTCCATCAGTCGGGAATCGCTTTTTGCAGGCGTTCCGGAACCGCAATCAAGTCAGCCTCAGGGCGTGGTCGACAGCCGCGGCCAGCTCGTCGAAGAATCGTGTAAAGCGTCCGGAGGTGATTGGGCCAGTCAGATACTGGAAAATGGCATCGGCCTGGACGATGTCGAAGAAACGCTGATGCGCCGCGCCATGGAAGAAGCAAACCAGAATGTTTCAGGGGCTGCCCGCATACTGGGCCTGACCCGTCCCGCACTCGCCTACAGACTCAAAAAATCGGGTGTTCTGGCGGAACACTAA
- a CDS encoding 2Fe-2S iron-sulfur cluster-binding protein has translation MANGFQITNRTTGQSFTCCEGQSVLKAMEQRGLKCVPVGCRGGGCGYCKIRVVDGEFECGKMSKAHVPPEAIEQGEVLACRIYPLTDLIIECLPPTVAGLPNRQTKTTALR, from the coding sequence GTGGCTAATGGCTTCCAGATTACCAATCGGACAACCGGGCAGAGCTTTACCTGCTGTGAGGGGCAAAGCGTACTCAAAGCCATGGAACAGCGAGGCCTCAAGTGTGTACCCGTTGGTTGCAGGGGCGGTGGATGTGGTTACTGCAAAATCCGGGTAGTGGACGGTGAATTCGAGTGCGGAAAGATGAGCAAGGCCCATGTTCCGCCTGAAGCCATTGAACAGGGGGAGGTACTGGCCTGCCGGATCTACCCCCTGACTGATCTGATCATTGAGTGCCTGCCGCCAACGGTGGCCGGTCTTCCAAACAGGCAAACAAAAACAACAGCGTTGAGGTAA
- a CDS encoding phenol hydroxylase subunit — MTNQAKSFDDMPRYIRVRSGPEDRFVEFDFAIGYPELFVELVLPRNAFEIFCRHNKVIHMDSDMIREIDADMIKWRFGEKGHR, encoded by the coding sequence ATGACCAACCAAGCGAAAAGCTTCGACGACATGCCCCGGTATATCCGGGTGCGCAGTGGGCCGGAAGACAGGTTCGTGGAGTTCGACTTTGCCATCGGCTACCCCGAACTGTTTGTTGAGCTCGTGCTTCCACGGAATGCCTTCGAGATTTTCTGCCGGCATAACAAGGTGATCCACATGGATTCCGACATGATCCGCGAGATCGATGCCGACATGATCAAGTGGCGTTTCGGAGAGAAAGGCCACCGTTAA
- a CDS encoding NADH:ubiquinone reductase (Na(+)-transporting) subunit F, whose protein sequence is MSYTVTVEPIGEQIEVEDGQTILQAALRQGVWLPFACGHGTCATCKVQVVEGDVEIGDASPFALMDVERDEGKVLACCATVESDVTIEADIDVDEDFEGYPVEDYAATVTDIVELSPTIKGVHLKLDRPMTFQAGQYINIELPGVDGPRAFSLANPPSKADEVELHVRLVDGGAATTYIHQDLKVGEKLHLSGPYGQFFVRSSQPGNLIFIAGGSGLSSPQSMILDLLEQNDDRQITLFQGARNLDELYNHELFEGLARDNDNFSYVPALSQADEDSDWQGFRGYVHDAAKEHFDGRFSEHKAYLCGPPPMIDAAITTLMRGRLFERDIFMEKFLTAADGAEETQRSALFKKI, encoded by the coding sequence ATGAGTTATACAGTCACCGTAGAGCCAATCGGCGAACAGATTGAAGTGGAGGATGGCCAGACTATCCTCCAGGCCGCCCTGCGACAGGGTGTCTGGCTTCCTTTTGCTTGCGGTCATGGCACTTGTGCCACCTGCAAGGTTCAGGTTGTCGAAGGCGATGTCGAAATTGGCGATGCCTCCCCCTTTGCCCTGATGGATGTCGAGCGGGACGAGGGTAAGGTGCTGGCCTGCTGCGCCACCGTAGAAAGCGATGTCACCATCGAAGCAGACATTGATGTGGACGAGGACTTTGAGGGTTACCCGGTTGAAGACTATGCGGCAACGGTCACCGATATCGTTGAGCTGTCCCCGACCATCAAGGGTGTCCACCTGAAACTCGACCGCCCGATGACTTTCCAGGCCGGCCAGTACATCAACATTGAGCTGCCGGGTGTTGATGGCCCAAGAGCCTTCTCCCTGGCCAATCCGCCCAGCAAGGCTGATGAAGTGGAACTTCATGTGCGTCTGGTAGACGGCGGGGCCGCGACCACCTACATCCATCAGGACCTGAAAGTAGGTGAGAAGCTGCATCTGTCAGGCCCATATGGCCAGTTTTTCGTGCGCAGCTCGCAGCCGGGAAACCTGATTTTCATCGCCGGGGGGTCGGGACTCTCAAGCCCCCAATCCATGATTCTTGATCTTCTGGAGCAGAACGATGATCGCCAGATCACCCTTTTCCAGGGGGCCCGTAATCTGGACGAGCTCTATAACCATGAGCTGTTCGAGGGCCTGGCCCGTGACAACGATAACTTCAGCTATGTGCCGGCGTTGAGCCAGGCAGATGAAGATAGTGACTGGCAGGGCTTCCGGGGCTACGTACACGACGCTGCAAAGGAACATTTCGATGGCCGTTTCTCCGAGCACAAGGCCTATCTGTGCGGACCGCCGCCGATGATTGATGCCGCCATTACGACATTGATGCGGGGCCGGTTGTTTGAGCGGGACATCTTCATGGAGAAATTCCTGACAGCGGCTGACGGTGCGGAAGAAACCCAGCGCTCGGCACTGTTCAAGAAGATCTGA
- a CDS encoding phenol hydroxylase subunit P4 gives MSVNALYDYKFESRDKVENFHGMQVLYIYWPHHLMFCSPVAVMVSPDMTFGDFLEQVLKPAFASHPDSAKADFVKAEWKLNDEPFTPVMSATMKDSGIDHKSMLTVTTPGLDGISGSGS, from the coding sequence ATGAGTGTAAATGCCTTATATGACTACAAATTTGAATCCAGGGACAAAGTAGAAAACTTCCATGGTATGCAGGTGCTCTACATCTACTGGCCGCACCATTTGATGTTCTGTTCACCGGTTGCCGTGATGGTTTCACCGGACATGACATTCGGCGACTTCCTGGAGCAGGTGCTAAAGCCTGCGTTTGCCAGCCATCCCGACAGTGCCAAAGCGGACTTTGTGAAAGCCGAATGGAAGCTGAACGACGAACCGTTCACGCCCGTTATGTCCGCCACCATGAAGGACAGCGGGATTGACCACAAGAGCATGCTGACAGTGACCACACCTGGCCTGGATGGCATCAGCGGTTCCGGATCCTGA
- a CDS encoding aromatic/alkene/methane monooxygenase hydroxylase/oxygenase subunit alpha, with protein sequence MAIKNKKLNLKDKYQYLTRDMAWEPTYQKKKDIFPDEDFEGIKITDWSQWEDPFRLTMDAYWKYQAEKEKKLYAIFDAFAQNNGHQNISDARYVNALKLFLTGVSPLEHAAFQGYARVGRQFSGAGARVACQMQAIDELRHSQTQQHAMSHYNKHFNGLHDAAHMHDRVWFLSVPKSFFDDARSAGPFEFLTAISFSFEYVLTNLLFVPFMSGAAYNGDMATVTFGFSAQSDEARHMTLGLEVIKFILEQHEDNVPIVQRWIDKWFWRGFRLLSLVGMMMDYMLPNKVMSWAEAWEVYYEQNGGALFKDLERYGIRPPKYQDIANDAKHHVSHQAWSTFYQYSHATNFHTWMPEKEEMDWLSQKYPDTFDRYYRPRFEHWAKEHAEGRRFYNNTLPQLCQVCQIPTIFTEKDDPTMLSHRQIVHEGERFHFCSDGCCDIFKNEPEKYVQAWLPVHQIYQGNCEGSDVETVVSKYYHINIGEDNFEYIGSPDHKRWLSIKGKSSDAKDAKGESADQDAA encoded by the coding sequence ATGGCTATTAAAAATAAAAAGCTCAATCTGAAAGACAAATACCAGTACCTGACCCGGGATATGGCCTGGGAACCGACTTACCAGAAAAAGAAAGATATTTTTCCGGATGAGGACTTTGAAGGCATCAAGATTACTGACTGGTCTCAGTGGGAAGACCCGTTCCGTCTGACCATGGACGCCTACTGGAAGTACCAGGCGGAGAAAGAGAAAAAGCTGTACGCCATTTTCGATGCCTTTGCCCAGAACAACGGTCACCAGAACATTTCTGATGCTCGTTACGTCAACGCATTGAAGCTGTTCCTGACCGGTGTGTCTCCGCTTGAACACGCGGCATTCCAAGGGTACGCCCGAGTTGGCCGCCAGTTCAGTGGTGCCGGGGCGCGGGTTGCCTGCCAGATGCAGGCCATCGACGAGCTGCGTCATTCCCAGACCCAGCAGCACGCCATGAGCCACTACAACAAACACTTCAATGGTCTGCATGATGCCGCGCACATGCACGACCGGGTGTGGTTCCTGTCGGTGCCCAAGTCATTCTTTGACGACGCCCGTTCGGCAGGACCATTCGAGTTCCTGACAGCGATCTCGTTCTCATTCGAGTATGTGCTGACCAACCTGCTGTTCGTGCCGTTCATGTCCGGCGCCGCCTACAACGGCGATATGGCCACCGTCACTTTCGGTTTCTCGGCCCAGTCCGACGAGGCACGGCATATGACTCTGGGCCTTGAGGTGATCAAGTTCATCCTTGAGCAGCATGAAGACAACGTACCTATCGTCCAGCGCTGGATCGACAAGTGGTTCTGGCGTGGTTTCCGCCTGCTGAGCCTGGTGGGAATGATGATGGACTACATGCTGCCGAACAAGGTCATGTCCTGGGCCGAAGCCTGGGAGGTGTATTACGAGCAGAACGGTGGTGCGCTGTTCAAGGACCTTGAGCGTTATGGCATTCGCCCGCCCAAGTATCAGGACATTGCCAATGATGCCAAGCACCATGTAAGTCATCAGGCCTGGAGCACCTTCTACCAGTACAGCCACGCCACCAACTTCCACACCTGGATGCCGGAGAAGGAAGAGATGGATTGGTTGTCTCAGAAGTATCCGGACACCTTCGACAGGTACTACCGCCCGCGTTTCGAGCATTGGGCGAAAGAGCATGCGGAGGGCCGTCGCTTCTACAACAACACCCTGCCGCAGCTGTGCCAGGTGTGCCAGATTCCGACCATTTTCACCGAGAAAGATGACCCAACGATGCTCAGCCACCGGCAGATTGTGCATGAGGGTGAACGTTTCCACTTCTGCTCGGATGGCTGCTGCGACATCTTCAAGAACGAGCCGGAGAAGTACGTGCAGGCCTGGTTGCCGGTGCATCAGATTTACCAGGGCAACTGCGAGGGTAGTGATGTCGAGACGGTGGTGTCGAAGTACTACCACATCAACATCGGCGAGGACAATTTCGAGTACATCGGGTCCCCGGACCACAAGCGCTGGCTGTCTATCAAGGGCAAATCATCCGATGCCAAGGATGCGAAGGGAGAGAGTGCCGATCAGGACGCTGCCTGA